One segment of Desulfosudis oleivorans Hxd3 DNA contains the following:
- a CDS encoding CHASE2 domain-containing protein: MDLLKKSGRAIKTVFSRKPLLLSFCIVVAGALVFMSGISFLDIIELKTIDMRFKLRGDIPPGDRVVLAAIDEKSLKQEGRWVWPRTKIAALVDKLSEKGARVIAFDVGFFEPESSEVIQTIGRIQAASKDNALRNKRFDDYLATLKNRSDNDRILVEAIQRSRATVVLGFFFQMNPEDALHITEAEIETHTRQIAGGRYTIERFSSDRAREAWLYRVAAPQSNIQAISEATSYAGYFNKLADPDGVVRRMTMVMQFNNTLYAPLSLKAAGAYLDAPLSITVEEDYGVASLMLGDLSIPVDERGDLLINYRGPEKTFPHISVTDILNDTVDESLIRDKIVLVGATAIGIHDECVTPVAKVFPGPEVHLNVIDAILSEDFLFHPAWAALFDLLVIIGGGMLLAYVLLKTSALPGGLAMAAMFGGYLWLCQFFFTHMGWILNMVYPLCVFLAIYLFVTSYKYLSEEGQKKFIREAFSKYLAPEVVNQLISSPQKLVLGGERREITAFFSDVQGFTSISEKLAPEELVELLNDFLTEVTDIILHHKGAVDKFEGDAVIAFFGAPNELPNHPEAACLACIDIQKRMVELRAKWREQGKPELKVRIGLYSGPAVVGNMGSRNRMDYTMMGDTVNTAARLEGVNKIYGTYTMVGQPTYEAAADALFARELDAVTVVGKKTPVAIYEVLGRRGEVDETGVKTTEVYAKGLAAYRQRQWDQAVAWFKEALAVTPDDGPSLTMIRRCEAYAENPPPDDWNGAFSMMTK, from the coding sequence ATGGACCTTTTGAAAAAAAGCGGTCGCGCAATAAAAACGGTCTTTTCACGCAAGCCCCTGCTGCTCTCTTTCTGTATCGTGGTGGCAGGCGCGCTTGTCTTCATGTCCGGCATCAGCTTCCTGGATATCATTGAGCTGAAAACCATTGACATGCGGTTCAAGCTCCGGGGGGATATCCCGCCCGGCGACAGGGTGGTGCTGGCGGCCATTGATGAAAAAAGCCTGAAACAGGAGGGCCGGTGGGTGTGGCCCCGCACCAAGATAGCGGCCCTGGTGGACAAGCTTTCCGAAAAAGGGGCACGGGTCATCGCCTTTGATGTGGGGTTTTTCGAACCGGAAAGCTCCGAGGTTATCCAGACCATCGGGCGCATTCAGGCGGCGTCAAAGGACAACGCCCTGCGGAACAAGCGATTCGACGACTACCTGGCCACACTGAAAAACCGGTCGGACAACGACCGGATTCTGGTGGAAGCCATTCAGCGCTCCAGGGCAACGGTGGTGCTGGGGTTCTTTTTTCAGATGAACCCCGAAGACGCCCTGCATATCACCGAAGCGGAGATTGAAACACACACCCGGCAAATCGCTGGCGGCCGTTACACCATTGAACGGTTCAGTTCGGACCGGGCCAGGGAGGCGTGGCTCTATCGGGTGGCGGCCCCCCAGTCCAACATTCAGGCGATTTCAGAGGCCACCTCCTATGCCGGATATTTCAACAAGTTGGCCGATCCGGACGGCGTGGTGCGCCGCATGACCATGGTGATGCAGTTCAACAACACCCTTTACGCCCCTCTCTCCCTGAAGGCGGCCGGCGCCTACCTGGACGCCCCCCTCTCCATTACCGTGGAGGAGGACTATGGCGTGGCCTCCCTGATGCTGGGGGACCTGTCCATACCCGTGGATGAACGGGGTGATCTGCTGATCAACTACCGGGGACCGGAAAAGACCTTTCCCCATATTTCGGTCACCGACATTCTCAACGACACGGTGGATGAAAGCCTGATCCGGGACAAGATCGTTCTGGTGGGAGCCACGGCCATCGGCATTCACGACGAATGCGTGACGCCGGTGGCCAAGGTGTTTCCCGGGCCCGAGGTCCACCTCAACGTCATCGACGCCATCCTGTCTGAAGATTTTCTGTTTCACCCGGCCTGGGCCGCGCTGTTTGACCTTCTGGTCATCATCGGCGGCGGTATGCTGCTGGCTTATGTGCTGCTGAAAACCAGCGCCCTGCCCGGCGGCCTCGCCATGGCCGCCATGTTCGGCGGGTACCTCTGGCTGTGCCAGTTTTTCTTCACCCACATGGGGTGGATTCTTAACATGGTCTATCCCCTGTGCGTGTTTCTGGCGATCTACCTGTTTGTGACCTCTTACAAATACCTGTCTGAAGAGGGGCAGAAAAAATTTATCCGGGAGGCCTTTTCCAAGTACCTGGCACCGGAGGTGGTCAACCAGCTGATCTCCTCGCCCCAGAAGCTGGTACTGGGCGGCGAGCGCCGGGAGATAACCGCTTTTTTCTCCGATGTCCAGGGATTTACCAGCATTTCCGAAAAGCTCGCCCCTGAAGAGCTGGTGGAGCTGCTCAATGATTTTTTAACCGAGGTCACCGACATCATCCTTCATCACAAAGGGGCCGTGGACAAGTTCGAGGGAGACGCGGTCATCGCCTTTTTCGGCGCCCCCAACGAGCTTCCCAACCATCCCGAAGCGGCCTGCCTGGCCTGTATTGATATTCAGAAACGGATGGTCGAGCTTCGCGCCAAATGGCGGGAGCAGGGCAAACCCGAACTCAAGGTGCGCATCGGTCTTTATTCCGGACCGGCCGTCGTGGGTAACATGGGTTCCAGAAACCGCATGGACTACACCATGATGGGCGACACCGTGAACACCGCCGCCCGGCTGGAAGGGGTCAACAAAATATACGGCACTTATACCATGGTCGGCCAGCCGACCTACGAGGCCGCGGCCGACGCCCTGTTCGCCCGGGAGCTGGATGCCGTCACCGTGGTGGGCAAAAAGACGCCGGTGGCCATTTACGAGGTCCTCGGCCGCCGGGGCGAGGTGGACGAAACCGGGGTAAAAACCACCGAGGTCTATGCCAAGGGACTGGCGGCATACCGTCAGAGACAATGGGACCAGGCCGTCGCCTGGTTCAAGGAAGCCCTGGCCGTCACCCCGGATGACGGCCCCAGCCTGACCATGATCCGCCGGTGCGAGGCCTATGCCGAAAATCCGCCCCCCGATGACTGGAACGGGGCCTTTTCCATGATGACCAAGTAA
- a CDS encoding SpoIID/LytB domain-containing protein, which produces MRNRLSFISFIVGLLLMWPVLLHAANGGLPAESDFLFAQAETQVAAGRYLEAIGLYQTVADTTPDAGEKARALLLVGYAHAQYLDQHDKALLYFDYILTNWPGSAAAEEALYRKGMVLYETERYAKAYQAFTAYQERYPHTGRRYTAGVWAESAANLAATQALRMNRESLAAVRKDTTVRVLVAESADTVHLASGTRLTLTDTASGKTSMLRSQATTIGAKQGRLTINGKSTATTRCRITSPQPIAVNGTRYRGAVVVSADGGTVSAINHVDIEPYLYGVVPREMPASWPEQALMAQAVASRTYALYVKQKSADRSFDVRATTASQVYGGYDAEMPAANRAVDATQGQVLTYNGNLIVAYFHANSGGYTECPENVWGAALPYLADRPDRYSREVPGSQWEFFLPYDEAQAQLARYGVHVGGVRGFVFNGKSRSGRIQDVSVVSDAGVWHMPGNMFRLAIGSTRLKSMCFEAARSDQGVLFRGAGYGHGVGMSQWGARTMALEGHDYKTILKHYYRNITIASLDR; this is translated from the coding sequence ATGCGCAATCGGTTGTCTTTCATTTCGTTTATCGTCGGCCTGCTGCTGATGTGGCCGGTTCTGCTCCACGCGGCCAACGGCGGCCTTCCGGCGGAAAGCGACTTCCTGTTTGCCCAGGCCGAAACCCAGGTGGCGGCGGGCCGGTACCTGGAAGCCATCGGCCTTTACCAGACCGTGGCCGACACCACCCCGGACGCCGGGGAAAAAGCCCGGGCCCTTCTGCTGGTGGGATATGCCCATGCCCAGTACCTGGATCAGCACGACAAGGCCCTGCTCTACTTCGACTACATTCTGACCAACTGGCCCGGCTCTGCGGCGGCCGAAGAAGCCCTCTACCGAAAGGGCATGGTGCTTTACGAAACAGAGCGGTATGCAAAGGCATACCAGGCGTTTACCGCTTATCAGGAACGCTATCCCCACACCGGCCGGCGATACACCGCCGGGGTCTGGGCTGAAAGCGCCGCAAACCTTGCGGCCACCCAGGCGCTTCGCATGAACAGGGAGAGCCTTGCAGCGGTCCGGAAAGACACCACTGTCCGCGTGCTGGTTGCAGAATCGGCCGATACCGTGCACCTGGCATCAGGCACGCGGCTGACCCTCACGGACACGGCCTCCGGAAAAACATCGATGCTCCGGTCACAGGCGACCACCATTGGTGCCAAACAGGGCCGGCTGACAATCAATGGAAAATCCACTGCCACGACCCGGTGCCGCATAACATCCCCTCAGCCCATTGCCGTAAACGGCACCCGGTACCGGGGCGCCGTGGTGGTGTCGGCCGATGGCGGAACCGTTTCAGCGATCAACCACGTGGACATTGAGCCCTATCTTTACGGCGTGGTGCCCCGGGAGATGCCGGCCTCCTGGCCGGAACAGGCTCTCATGGCCCAGGCCGTGGCTTCCCGCACCTATGCCCTTTATGTAAAACAGAAAAGCGCGGACCGGTCCTTTGATGTCCGGGCCACCACGGCCTCACAGGTCTACGGCGGATATGACGCGGAGATGCCGGCGGCCAATCGCGCCGTGGACGCCACTCAAGGCCAGGTCCTGACCTACAACGGCAACCTGATCGTGGCCTATTTTCATGCCAACAGCGGGGGGTACACTGAATGCCCGGAAAACGTCTGGGGCGCGGCCCTTCCCTATTTGGCGGACCGGCCGGACCGCTACAGCCGTGAGGTGCCCGGGAGCCAATGGGAATTTTTTCTGCCCTATGACGAGGCCCAGGCGCAGCTGGCCCGGTACGGGGTGCACGTGGGCGGCGTCAGGGGCTTTGTATTCAACGGCAAAAGCCGGTCCGGACGGATTCAGGATGTTTCGGTGGTGTCGGACGCAGGGGTATGGCATATGCCGGGCAACATGTTCCGGCTGGCCATCGGCAGCACCCGGCTCAAGAGCATGTGCTTTGAAGCGGCCAGAAGCGACCAGGGGGTCCTGTTTCGCGGCGCCGGATACGGACACGGCGTGGGCATGAGCCAGTGGGGGGCCAGAACCATGGCCTTGGAGGGACATGACTATAAAACCATACTGAAGCACTATTACCGGAACATCACCATCGCCTCCCTTGATCGTTAA